The following proteins are encoded in a genomic region of Natronorubrum halophilum:
- a CDS encoding 5-oxoprolinase subunit B family protein has product MSDRTITRQELPSPRYEYGGDDWVFVELDEAMSFDANFKAQAMTQEIRRNSLEGLIEVAPSNASYLIQFDPGVLHPDELIEELRSLEDEIDVSDYQWEARVFDIPVFYDDPWTHETLMDFRERHQDPDSTDLEYSAEINGFDSVEAFIDHHAGAPHMVTMIGFVPGLPFCFQMVPRDEQIEVPKYEQPRTATPSRAIGFGGAFTAIYPVPGAGGYQLYGRTPVEVLDVDQELSAFEESMVLPNPGDILNFRRIDREEYDSIREAVEDGSYEYNYDRVDFEPQAFFEDPRGYNAKLLEVLE; this is encoded by the coding sequence ATGAGTGACCGAACGATAACGAGACAGGAGCTTCCGTCTCCGCGGTACGAATACGGCGGTGACGACTGGGTGTTCGTCGAACTCGACGAGGCGATGAGCTTCGACGCGAACTTCAAGGCACAGGCGATGACACAGGAGATCCGCCGGAACAGTCTCGAGGGACTGATCGAGGTCGCGCCGTCGAACGCCTCCTACCTGATCCAGTTCGATCCGGGCGTGTTGCATCCGGACGAACTGATCGAAGAGTTGCGATCGCTCGAGGACGAGATCGACGTCTCCGACTACCAGTGGGAGGCGCGGGTGTTCGACATCCCCGTCTTCTACGACGATCCGTGGACCCACGAGACCCTGATGGACTTCCGGGAGCGCCACCAGGACCCGGATTCGACGGACCTCGAGTACTCCGCAGAGATCAACGGCTTCGACTCCGTCGAGGCGTTCATCGACCACCACGCCGGTGCGCCGCACATGGTGACGATGATCGGGTTCGTCCCCGGACTGCCGTTCTGTTTCCAGATGGTCCCTCGAGACGAGCAGATCGAGGTGCCGAAGTACGAACAGCCGCGGACGGCGACGCCGAGTCGCGCGATCGGATTCGGCGGCGCGTTCACCGCCATCTACCCCGTCCCCGGGGCCGGCGGCTACCAGCTCTACGGTCGAACGCCCGTCGAAGTACTCGACGTCGATCAGGAGCTGTCGGCCTTCGAGGAATCGATGGTGCTCCCGAACCCGGGAGACATCCTCAACTTCCGCCGGATCGACCGCGAGGAGTACGATTCGATCCGCGAGGCGGTCGAAGACGGCAGCTACGAGTACAACTACGATCGAGTCGACTTCGAGCCCCAGGCGTTTTTCGAGGATCCACGCGGGTACAACGCGAAGCTTCTGGAGGTGCTCGAGTGA
- a CDS encoding acetyl-CoA carboxylase has product MTTEHIQSPMPGVFYTRPDPDEATFADEGDEVSEGDVIGLVGVMKNFHDITAPADGTITEFLAENEQEVDAGDDLLVLETN; this is encoded by the coding sequence ATGACGACAGAACACATCCAATCGCCGATGCCCGGCGTCTTCTACACGCGACCGGACCCGGACGAAGCGACGTTCGCCGACGAAGGTGACGAGGTCTCCGAGGGAGACGTCATCGGACTGGTCGGCGTCATGAAGAACTTCCACGATATCACGGCGCCGGCCGACGGCACGATCACCGAATTCCTCGCGGAAAACGAACAGGAAGTCGACGCCGGCGACGACCTGCTGGTTCTCGAGACCAACTAA
- a CDS encoding FAD binding domain-containing protein, producing MYTNDFEYYRADSVDSALELLGDHDGAELIAGAHGLLPRMKTGDESPPALVDIGRVSGLDTIESSDGDSGGDGDSISVGALATHAEIAESELVHEHATALADAASELGDPQVRNGGTIGGNLAHGDARSDPPAALLALEGSLEVRGPDGERTIDATDLFEGPFETAVADDEIVTAVRIPTDDDAVSGYRKRRDPLSGYAMVGVGVWLQIDDETIEAARAAVTGATTTPSRLPAVEDELEGSAVSEETITAAAAEAGTTLEADAFVSDVRASAEYREHLLTIDTERALYDVLDVDQ from the coding sequence ATGTACACGAACGACTTCGAGTACTACCGCGCCGACAGCGTGGATAGCGCGCTCGAACTGCTCGGCGACCACGACGGTGCCGAACTGATCGCCGGAGCCCACGGCCTGCTGCCGCGGATGAAGACCGGCGACGAGTCGCCGCCGGCGCTCGTCGACATCGGGCGGGTGAGCGGGCTCGACACGATCGAATCGTCGGACGGCGATAGCGGCGGTGACGGTGACAGCATTTCGGTCGGCGCGCTCGCGACTCACGCCGAGATCGCCGAATCGGAACTCGTCCACGAACACGCGACGGCGCTCGCCGACGCCGCGTCCGAGTTAGGGGATCCGCAGGTGCGAAACGGCGGCACGATCGGCGGGAACCTCGCCCACGGAGACGCGCGCTCGGATCCGCCGGCCGCCCTCCTCGCGCTCGAGGGCTCGCTCGAGGTCCGCGGTCCGGACGGCGAGCGAACGATCGACGCGACCGATCTCTTCGAGGGGCCGTTCGAGACGGCGGTCGCCGACGACGAGATCGTTACTGCGGTCCGGATTCCGACCGACGACGACGCCGTAAGCGGCTACCGCAAGCGCCGCGATCCGCTCTCGGGCTACGCGATGGTCGGCGTCGGCGTCTGGCTCCAAATCGACGACGAAACGATCGAGGCAGCCCGGGCTGCCGTCACCGGCGCGACGACGACGCCCTCGAGACTGCCGGCCGTCGAGGACGAACTCGAGGGGAGTGCAGTCTCCGAGGAGACGATCACTGCGGCGGCAGCCGAGGCCGGCACCACGCTGGAGGCCGACGCGTTCGTCTCGGACGTCCGAGCGAGCGCCGAGTACCGCGAGCACCTGCTGACGATCGACACCGAGCGGGCGTTGTACGACGTACTGGACGTCGATCAGTAA
- a CDS encoding 5-oxoprolinase subunit C family protein encodes MRILDGGLVTTVQDTGRYGHYHIGMPPSGAMDQFAHKVGNWLVGNDESDATLEMTYMGADVEFEDDAVFAVTGADMEPSLENEPIPTWTAVRAEAGDTLSFEFATEGARTYLAVAGGIDIEPVMGSRSTYTLIGIGGHEGRSLEAGDELPTGEPAGDADAMVGTSIDEADRPDYSTNEINVVMGLCDYRLTDEGRQRFLDADWKVSDEADRVGYRFEGPDITDMFEEREQPFGAGTDVTNVVDLGYPVGSIQMAGQPIILMRDAVTGGGYATVGTVVSPDRGALSQCRTHSTVDFNAVDVEEALEIRRERDDRLERIQNSL; translated from the coding sequence ATGCGAATTCTCGACGGCGGACTCGTCACGACCGTTCAGGACACCGGCCGCTACGGCCACTACCACATCGGCATGCCACCCTCCGGCGCGATGGACCAGTTCGCCCACAAAGTCGGCAACTGGCTCGTCGGCAACGACGAATCCGACGCGACGCTCGAGATGACCTACATGGGTGCGGACGTCGAGTTCGAGGACGACGCCGTCTTCGCCGTCACCGGCGCGGACATGGAGCCGTCGCTCGAGAACGAGCCGATCCCGACGTGGACGGCCGTCCGAGCCGAGGCCGGCGACACGCTCAGTTTCGAGTTCGCGACGGAGGGCGCGCGAACGTACCTCGCCGTCGCCGGCGGCATCGATATCGAGCCGGTGATGGGGAGCCGGTCGACGTACACCCTGATCGGCATCGGCGGCCACGAGGGCCGCTCGCTCGAGGCGGGCGACGAACTGCCGACCGGCGAGCCGGCGGGGGACGCCGACGCGATGGTCGGCACCTCGATCGACGAGGCGGACCGACCGGATTACTCGACCAACGAGATCAACGTCGTGATGGGGCTCTGTGACTATCGCCTCACCGACGAGGGCCGACAGCGGTTCCTCGACGCCGACTGGAAGGTTTCCGACGAGGCCGACCGGGTCGGCTACCGGTTCGAAGGGCCCGACATCACCGACATGTTCGAAGAGCGCGAGCAGCCCTTCGGTGCCGGAACCGACGTCACCAACGTCGTCGACCTCGGCTACCCCGTCGGCTCCATCCAGATGGCCGGCCAGCCGATCATCCTGATGCGAGACGCCGTGACCGGCGGCGGCTACGCGACCGTCGGAACCGTCGTGAGTCCCGACCGCGGCGCGCTCTCGCAGTGTCGAACCCACAGCACCGTAGACTTCAACGCCGTCGACGTCGAGGAAGCGCTCGAGATCCGTCGCGAGCGAGACGACCGCCTCGAGCGCATTCAGAACTCCCTGTAG
- a CDS encoding xanthine dehydrogenase family protein molybdopterin-binding subunit, which yields MSDADADGPTETVGEVRADGGSSDDSGGAFGSAIERGEDVPLLTGSGEYTDDISLRGTTHLAIRRSEHAHARIEGVDTSDAEAIDGVIAVFTGEDVVESGVPNTIPTAWDLPGLVQPQYRMLATDKVRHEGTAVAAVVAETRHAAHDAIEHVSVEYEPLEHVTDPVEAVERDVPPVHEEAEDNVAFDFELGDADATDEAFADADRVASVDLRQPRIIPNAMEPRAALADWEEATGKLRLWMTSQNPHLHRMLLSAGTLGLPENKIQVIAPEVGGGFGSKIYHYPDEAVTAWCSMQLGRPVKWQATRSESYLTDCHGRDHVTTGEIALDDDGTIRGVRVETHAGLGAQLSQFGTATPSYLYATVLSGQYTIPAIHCRVVGAFTNTTPVDAYRGAGRAEGIYVIERLVDVGARELEMDPAELRRRNLVQPDEFPYESAAALVYDSGEYERAMDLALEHVDYDALRERQRELRDEGRYLGIGIGNFIESAGLSPSGLAGDLGAQAGGWESSIVRFDSTGSVTVLAGTADQGQGHRTTYAQVAAEELGVSVDDVTVVEGDTDRIPQGMGTYGSRSASVGGGSIARGAREVREKARRIAAHQLEASVDDIEFDEGEFHVAGAPDRSLHIQTIAHEAYLGHDLPEGMDPGLEETNFYDPENFTYPFGTHVAVVEVEPETGEIEIERYVAVDDCGEIINPMIVEGQVHGGIAQGIGAALYEGAAYDDEGHLRTRRMDEYAVPHATQLPDFETDNTVTPSPHNPIGVKGVGESATIAATPTVVSAVADALEPFGVEHLDMPITPESVWRATEGDR from the coding sequence ATGAGCGACGCGGATGCGGACGGACCGACCGAGACGGTCGGCGAAGTCAGAGCGGACGGGGGATCCAGCGACGACAGCGGCGGAGCCTTCGGTTCCGCGATCGAACGCGGCGAGGACGTTCCGCTGCTGACGGGTTCCGGGGAGTACACCGACGACATCTCCCTGCGAGGAACGACGCACCTGGCGATCCGGCGGTCCGAGCACGCACACGCGCGCATCGAGGGCGTAGATACCAGTGACGCGGAAGCGATAGACGGCGTGATCGCCGTATTCACCGGCGAGGACGTCGTCGAGAGCGGCGTTCCGAACACGATTCCGACCGCGTGGGACCTTCCCGGGCTCGTCCAGCCGCAGTATCGGATGCTCGCCACGGACAAGGTCCGCCACGAGGGAACCGCCGTCGCCGCCGTCGTCGCGGAGACGCGACACGCGGCCCACGACGCCATCGAACACGTTTCGGTCGAGTACGAGCCGCTCGAGCACGTTACGGACCCCGTCGAGGCCGTCGAGCGAGACGTGCCGCCGGTTCACGAGGAAGCCGAGGACAACGTGGCCTTCGACTTCGAACTCGGCGACGCGGACGCCACCGACGAGGCGTTCGCCGACGCCGACCGGGTCGCGAGCGTCGACCTGCGACAGCCCCGCATCATTCCGAACGCGATGGAGCCGCGGGCGGCCCTCGCCGACTGGGAAGAGGCGACGGGGAAACTCCGCCTCTGGATGACGAGCCAGAACCCCCACCTGCATCGAATGCTGCTCTCGGCGGGGACGCTCGGGCTCCCGGAGAACAAGATTCAGGTGATCGCCCCCGAGGTCGGCGGCGGCTTCGGGAGCAAGATCTACCACTACCCGGACGAGGCCGTGACGGCCTGGTGTTCGATGCAACTCGGTCGACCGGTGAAGTGGCAGGCGACGCGCTCGGAGAGCTACCTGACCGACTGTCACGGCCGAGACCACGTGACGACCGGCGAGATCGCCCTCGACGACGACGGGACGATCCGCGGGGTTCGCGTCGAGACGCACGCCGGACTGGGCGCACAGCTTTCGCAGTTCGGGACGGCGACGCCATCGTATCTGTACGCGACCGTGCTATCCGGCCAGTACACGATCCCCGCCATCCACTGCCGCGTCGTCGGCGCGTTCACGAACACGACGCCCGTCGACGCCTATCGCGGCGCGGGTCGGGCCGAGGGAATATACGTGATCGAACGGCTCGTCGACGTCGGCGCGCGGGAACTCGAGATGGATCCGGCCGAACTGCGACGGCGGAATCTCGTCCAACCCGACGAGTTCCCGTACGAGTCGGCGGCGGCGCTGGTCTACGACAGCGGCGAGTACGAACGCGCGATGGATCTGGCGCTCGAGCACGTCGACTACGACGCGCTGCGCGAACGCCAGCGCGAACTTCGAGACGAGGGACGGTACCTCGGGATCGGGATCGGCAACTTCATCGAATCGGCCGGCCTCTCGCCCTCGGGGCTGGCGGGCGATCTCGGCGCACAGGCGGGCGGCTGGGAGAGTTCGATCGTTCGCTTCGACTCGACGGGATCGGTGACGGTCCTCGCGGGAACGGCCGACCAGGGACAGGGCCACCGAACGACCTACGCTCAGGTCGCCGCGGAGGAACTCGGCGTCTCCGTCGACGACGTCACGGTCGTCGAGGGCGACACGGATCGAATTCCGCAGGGGATGGGGACCTACGGCAGCCGCAGCGCCTCGGTCGGCGGCGGCTCCATCGCCCGCGGCGCTCGCGAGGTTCGGGAGAAGGCTCGCCGGATCGCCGCCCACCAACTCGAGGCGAGCGTCGACGACATCGAGTTCGACGAGGGCGAGTTCCACGTCGCCGGCGCGCCGGATCGCTCGCTGCACATCCAGACGATCGCTCACGAAGCCTACCTCGGCCACGACCTGCCCGAGGGGATGGACCCGGGTCTCGAGGAGACCAACTTCTACGATCCGGAGAACTTCACCTACCCCTTCGGCACCCACGTTGCGGTCGTCGAGGTCGAGCCCGAGACGGGCGAGATCGAGATCGAACGCTACGTCGCGGTCGACGACTGCGGCGAGATCATCAATCCGATGATCGTCGAGGGGCAGGTCCACGGCGGGATCGCACAGGGAATCGGGGCCGCGCTCTACGAGGGAGCGGCCTACGACGACGAGGGCCACCTCCGAACCCGGCGGATGGACGAGTATGCTGTCCCGCACGCGACGCAGTTGCCCGACTTCGAGACGGACAACACGGTGACGCCGAGTCCGCACAACCCGATCGGGGTGAAAGGCGTCGGCGAGTCGGCGACCATCGCGGCGACGCCGACCGTGGTGTCGGCCGTCGCGGACGCGCTCGAGCCCTTCGGCGTCGAGCACCTCGACATGCCGATCACGCCGGAGTCGGTCTGGCGGGCCACGGAGGGTGATCGCTGA